One stretch of Schizosaccharomyces pombe strain 972h- genome assembly, chromosome: III DNA includes these proteins:
- the vps35 gene encoding retromer complex subunit Vps35 produces MNGINTANEEITRSLEESLNICKQSSRLMQRNLQTGRLMDAFRNCSISLVEMRNSALTPKQYYELYMFNMESLRLLGGTLLETHLNGTHNLMDLYELVQYAGSIVPRLYLMITVGSAYLETPNALVREIMNDLLDMCRGVQHPLRGLFLRHYLLTQTRKGLPLGSEDEEDASRKGTVLDSVKFLVINFTEMNKLWVRIQHLGPIKEFSKRTQERNELKVLVGLNLVRLSQLNLDIDTYRDHVLPAIIEQIIECRDSLAQEYLVEVICQAFSDNMHLQTLDTYFGTVIKLSPSVNVTQLVVAMLNRLTDYVQREYESDSSNEDESETVTEKLGDIKINEEVQQKDEQECPGDKVIPPEYAIQEVLWSHVVEVIQSRSGLPLDCIVSILSSILNFFLRCYPYKPQYADRVFQYINEHIINQPSLRSALHERPLQKSLCAILLLPLTYFPSFSYCLELQNFLPVFNAQDPNLRYDIARMIVQKIIEKGHSLSELTEAQELLGFVSVIIEKKGVDSLDDLQNVALMVHYLNNDDPQIQIEILRSLKDTFIKAGENVKYLLPVVVNRCIFLARNFRIFKCMDWAEKVRLLWEFVNTCINVLYKNGDSLELCLALYLSAAEMADQENYPDFAYEFFTQAFSIYEESVLDSELQYQQLLMIIGKLQKTRNFSVDDYDTLITKCTLYASKLLKKPDQCCGIYLASHLWWQVASGEDSRPFQDPKRVLECLQKSLKIADACMDQLTSLKLFINILERYFYYYDQHCESIIAKHISGLIDLTEQNMRSILISSPADLIASDPRAYASSIWEVANVSVIDSLKNHLERATAYAEKRSEDERWSSIFQ; encoded by the exons ATGAACGGAATTAATACTGCTAACGAAGAAATTACAAGGAGCTTGGAAGAGTCCTTAAATATTTGCAAGCAGTCTAGTAGGCTGATGCAAAGAAACTTGCAGACAGGACGATTGATGGATGCATTTCGTAATTGCAGTATTAGTCTCGTGGAAATGAGAAATTCTGCACTTACTCCAAAACAATACTATGAGCTGTATATGTTTAATATGGAAAGCTTGCGTTTACTTGGGGGCACATTGCTGGAAACGCATCTGAACGGTACTCACAACCTAATGGACCTTTATGAACTTGTTCAATATGCCGGTAGTATTGTCCCTCGTTTATATCTCATGATAACCGTTGGAAGCGCTTATTTGGAAACGCCTAATGCCCTTGTACGTGAAATTATGAATGATTTGTTAGATATGTGTAGAGGTGTTCAGCATCCGTTAAGAGGTCTTTTTTTGCGCCATTATCTGCTTACCCAAACAAGAAAAGGATTACCTTTGGGATCAGAAGATGAGGAAGATGCATCTCGCAAAGGAACCGTACTCGATtctgttaaatttttagttaTCAACTTTACggaaatgaataaattgTGGGTTAGAATCCAACATCTTGGTccaattaaagaattttccAAACGTACCCAAGAAAGGAATGAGCTAAAGGTTCTTGTTGGGCTGAATTTGGTTCGATTATCTCAGTTAAACCTCGATATAGACACTTACCGAGATCATGTCCTTCCTGCCATAATCGAGCAAATTATTGAATGTCGGGACTCACTTGCACAAGAGTATCTTGTTGAAGTAATTTGTCAGGCGTTTTCTGATAATATGCATCTTCAAACCCTCGATACATATTTCGGTACGGTCATAAAGCTTTCTCCAAGCGTAAACGTAACCCAACTTGTGGTCGCTATGTTGAATCGCCTTACGGACTATGTCCAACGTGAATATGAATCTGATTCTTCTAATGAAGATGAATCTGAGACTGTAACCGAAAAATTAGGAGacataaaaattaatgagGAAGTACAGCAAAAAGACGAGCAAGAATGCCCTGGAGATAAAGTAATTCCTCCAGAATATGCTATTCAAGAGGTTTTATGGTCACATGTTGTTGAAGTTATTCAATCTCGTAGTGGTCTTCCACTAGATTGTATTGTTTCTATACTTTCTAGCATcctcaattttttcttgcGGTGTTACCCTTATAAACCCCAGTATGCAGATCGTGTTTTTCAATACATTAACGAACATATCATTAACCAGCCCTCCTTACGAAGCGCTCTTCATGAACGTCCATTACAAAAAAGTCTTTGCGCAATTTTATTGCTTCCTCTTACATATTTCCCTTCCTTTTCTTACTGTCTTGAGCTACAGAATTTCCTTCCTGTATTTAATGCGCAAGATCCAAACCTTCGTTACGATATTGCAAGAATGATTGTTCAAAagataattgaaaaaggcCACTCATTAAGTGAGCTTACAGAAGCACAAGAGCTACTAGGTTTTGTGTCTGtcattattgaaaaaaagggAGTTGATAGCCTTGATGACTTACAAAACGTTGCTTTGATGGTTcattatttgaataatgATGACCCGCAAATTCAAATAGAG ATACTTCGATCCTTGAAAGATACATTTATAAAAGCCGGTGAGAATGTCAAATATCTTTTGCCGGTCGTTGTTAATAGATGCATATTCCTTGCACGAAACTTTCGAATATTTAAG TGTATGGATTGGGCTGAGAAAGTTCGTCTTCTTTGGGAATTTGTAAACACTTGTATCAATGTTCTTTACAAAAACGGAGATTCTTTAGAGCTGTGCCTTGCATTATATTTAAGTGCCGCTGAAATGGCTGATCAAGAAAATTATCCTGATTTTGCTTACGAATTTTTCACACAGGCGTTTTCTATTTACGAGGAGTCTGTCCTTGACTCTGAATTGCAATATCAACAATTACTAATGATTATCGGGAAATTACAGAAAACTCGTAATTTCTCTGTTGATGATTATGACACGTTAATTACAAAGTGCACTTTATATGCttcaaagcttttgaaaaagccTGATCAATGTTG tGGGATTTACTTGGCTAGTCATCTATGGTGGCAGGTCGCATCAGGAGAAGATTCAAGG CCTTTTCAGGATCCAAAACGGGTACTCGAATGTCTGCAAAAAAGTCTCAAGATTGCTGATGCTTGTATGGATCAG cttACTAGCCTGAAGCTTTTTATCAATATATTGGAACGttacttttattattatgatCAGCATTGCGAATCTATCATTGCCAAACATATAAGTGGACTAATTGACCTTACAGAGCAGAACATGAGATCCATTTTAATATCCTCGCCTGCCGACCTTATTGCTAGTGATCCAAGAGCGTATGCTAGTTCGATCTGGGAGGTTGCTAATGTATCGGTAATTGATTCTCttaaaaatcatttagAAAGAGCAACTGCTTACGCAGAGAAACGTTCTGAAGATGAACGTTGGTCTAGTATTTTTCAATGA
- the prp4 gene encoding serine/threonine protein kinase Prp4 has translation MSDDRFAEDEIIQQRRKRRLEILKKYQQTGNGHSDLSIPEKKLKEDVDQVSTTKPIEAVPKMKTNASKIEINKEGSNSNTKLDVTNSTTSDSPSIKSSVQIEDTEDDMFADSPSPSVKRQNTGKGISTLTRSFADMQDNWDDIEGYYKVVLMEELDSRYIVQSNLGKGMFSTVVSALDRNRNQTFAIKIIRNNEVMYKEGLKEVSILERLQAADREGKQHIIHYERHFMHKNHLCMVFEMLSLNLRDILKKFGRNVGLSIKAVRLYAYQMFMALDLLKQCNVIHSDIKPDNMLVNEKRNILKICDLGSASDASENEITPYLVSRFYRAPEIILGFPYSCPIDTWSVGCSLYELYTGQILFPGRTNNQMLRYMMECKGKFSHKMLKRSQFLNDHFDADFNFIQIDHDPITNQETRKPVKFSKPTKDIRSRLKEVPTSTDEEFIIRQELMDLLEKCLELNPEKRVPPEVALKHPFFIKK, from the exons ATGAGTGACGATAGATTTGcagaagatgaaattaTACAGCAAAGACGGAAACGGAGGttggaaattttaaagaagtaCCAACAGACTGGCAATGGCCATTCGGATTTGTCAATTCCAGAGAAAAAGCTAAAAGAAGATGTCGACCAAGTCTCTACAACGAAACCTATCGAAGCTGTaccaaaaatgaaaaccAATGCATCTAAAATTGAGATTAACAAAGAAGGTTCTAATTCTAATACTAAGCTTGATGTAACTAATAGTACTACTAGTGATTCCCCCTCTATCAAATCTTCTGTACAAATTGAAGATACTGAAGATGACATGTTTGCAGATTCTCCTTCGCCTTCTGTTAAGCGGCAAAACACTGGGAAAGGTATTTCCACTCTAACTAGGAGTTTTGCAGATATGCAGGATAATTGGGACGATATTGAAGGTTATTATAAGGTAGTTCTTATGGAGGAATTGGATTCTCGTTACATCGTTCAGTCCAACCTTGGTAAAGGCATGTTCTCTACGGTGGTCAGTGCTTTGGATCGGAATAGAAATCAAACTTTCgctataaaaataattagaaACAATGAGGTAATGTATAAGGAGGGACTCAAAGAAGTATCAATTCTTGAGCGACTGCAAGCAGCGGATCGTGAAGGTAAGCAGCACATAATCCACTATGAAAGGCATTTCATGCACAAAAATCATCTTTGCATGGTGTTTGAGATGTTAAGTCTTAATCTTCGGgacattttgaaaaaatttgggcGTAACGTTGGGTTGAGTATAAAGGCTGTTCGTCTGTATGCCTATCAAATGTTCATGGCATTGGATTTGTTGAAGCAATGCAACGTAATTCATTCAGATATCAAACCGGACAATATGCTGGTGAacgaaaaaagaaatattttaaaaatatgtGACCTTGGTTCTGCTTCAGATGCCtctgaaaatgaaataacaCCGTACCTCGTGAGTCGATTTTATCGTGCTCCAGAAATCA ttttaGGCTTTCCTTATTCGTGTCCAATAGATACATGGAGTGTTGGATGTTCTTTATATGAGTTGTATACTGGTCAAATACTATTTCCTGGCCGAACAAATAACCAGATGCTTCGCTATATGATGGAATGTAAGGGGAAGTTCAGTcataaaatgttaaaaagaagtcaatttttaaatgaccATTTCGACGCGgatttcaatttcatacAAATTGATCATGACCCCATTACAAATCAAGAAACGAGGAAACCTGTAAAATTCTCTAAGCCGACCAAAGACATTCGATCTCGTTTAAAAGAAGTCCCAACTTCAACTGATGAGGAATTTATAATTCGACAAGAGCTTATGGatcttttggaaaaatgTTTGGAGCTTAATCCAGAGAAACGCGTACCGCCTGAAGTAGCTTTGAAGCATCctttctttataaaaaaataa
- the dus4 gene encoding tRNA dihydrouridine synthase Dus4 translates to MRDRLKDPVKIFEINKGKRPVHIAAPMVRYSKLPFRQLVRDYNTDIVYTPMILAKEFLHPKGRYFDFSTNDADASLILQFGVDDPVILEKAAQLVGPYVDGIGINCGCPQTWAIQEGIGSALLDEPEKVHKLVRAVKSTLGESFCTEVKIRIAKDLNKTRHLMQVIEKSGADIITVHGRTRQDRSSFPVNLDAIREVRPCVQIPVVANGDVKSLRKGLEIAKYTETQGIMSARGLLENPALFAGYEETPWGCVERFLWYSTSYSLNFHLFYHHLTTMMGQMTTKRERMTIPKDSFASVMDWLDEHFVVRRPDEPMFGESVLPCRRY, encoded by the coding sequence ATGAGAGATCGTTTAAAGGATCctgtaaaaatatttgaaataaataaagggAAACGCCCTGTACACATAGCGGCACCAATGGTGCGGTATTCAAAGTTACCATTCAGGCAACTAGTGAGAGATTATAACACTGATATAGTGTATACTCCGATGATTTTagcaaaagaatttttacATCCTAAAGGAcgttattttgatttttctacAAACGATGCAGATGCAAGCTTGATTCTACAATTCGGTGTGGATGACCCAgtaattttggaaaaggcGGCACAACTTGTTGGACCCTATGTAGATGGTATTGGAATTAACTGTGGTTGCCCTCAAACATGGGCAATACAGGAAGGAATTGGGTCAGCTTTGTTGGATGAGCCGGAAAAGGTTCATAAGTTAGTTCGTGCGGTCAAGTCCACCTTGGGTGAAAGCTTCTGTACCGAAGTCAAAATAAGAATTGCCAAAGACTTAAATAAAACTCGGCACCTGATGCAAGTCATTGAAAAATCTGGAGCTGATATAATTACTGTTCATGGTCGCACTCGGCAAGATCGCTCTTCATTCCCTGTCAATTTGGATGCAATTCGAGAAGTTCGCCCATGTGTCCAAATTCCTGTCGTTGCAAATGGTGATGTTAAAAGTCTCCGTAAGGGTCTTGAGATTGCTAAATATACAGAAACCCAAGGCATCATGTCTGCTCGTGGTTTGTTAGAAAACCCTGCGCTTTTCGCTGGATATGAAGAAACGCCTTGGGGCTGCGTGGAGCGATTTCTTTGGTATTCTACATCCTATTCTCTAAATTTCCATTTATTCTATCACCATTTGACTACCATGATGGGGCAAATGACTACTAAGCGTGAAAGAATGACTATACCGAAAGATAGTTTTGCTAGTGTCATGGACTGGCTAGATGAGCATTTCGTTGTTCGGAGACCCGATGAACCCATGTTTGGAGAATCGGTATTGCCTTGTCGCCGCTATTAA